Proteins from one Cryptomeria japonica chromosome 4, Sugi_1.0, whole genome shotgun sequence genomic window:
- the LOC131065531 gene encoding pentatricopeptide repeat-containing protein At4g02750-like, translating into MKVMKHVHLFRCKRSFVFRSVFHSQTHGLALHQTYGSNVITTTHQHNNQKIHINNEETTILHQLQGCIKARPLAEGKLVHTHIIKTGSRDDAFLVSKLVIMYAKCRCLKDACNLLDKMPEQTLVAWNAILGGYAQNDRLEDAREVFNNMPERNIFSWTTMVAGLVQGRRLHDARVLFEEMPERNVVSWTAMIVGYSQNGDAEEALALFYRMQRSGTRPNQFTFNSVLSTCANLGDLELSNVVYGQITKMGLDSELSVCNALVNLYVKLDYLDRAKEVFEKMSERDAYTWTALLTGYTHNSRMEDARYLFDKMPEKCVVSWSAMIAGYSQNDSCEDALKIFVQMLQEGVKPNQSTLASVLSSCGALVALESGIQVHVYIIKTGFESDVFARSALVDMYAKCGNMECAKRAFDTFSERNVVSWNSMIAGYSQNKRIEEAFELFTKMPEQNLVSWNSMIAGYCQNEQAVKAQDLFSQMLMGGWIPDQCTYTSVLSSCAAMAAMEQGKQTHAKIIGCGLVSDILMGSALVDMYAKCGSIEYARHVFDKMHTRNVVSWTIIILGYAQHGHGKIALQLFDEMQQAGMKPNHITFVGVLIGCNHAGLVDEGWNSFTSMSRDYYLAPREEHYACMVDILCRAGHLNQAEKFINDMPFQPDSIMWHTLLSACRKYVDIDLGERTAERLFEMSPENSSPYIMLSNIYAAAGRWSDVAKVRQMMNDRAIKRSPGCSWIDVKGKVHAFLVGDKLHPQRDEIYEMLERLSGQIKEAGHVPETNRVLHDVEEELKENIISHHSEKLAIAFGLLNLPLGKPIRILKNLRVCSDCHNAIKFISKIVQRQIVVRDASRFHHFQDGLCSCGDYW; encoded by the coding sequence ATGAAAGTCATGAAGCATGTACACCTTTTTAGGTGTAAGCGAAGTTTCGTCTTCAGATCAGTTTTCCACTCTCAAACCCATGGCTTGGCACTTCACCAAACTTATGGTAGTAACGTTATTACGACTACACATCAACATAATAACCAGAAAATACACATTAATAATGAAGAAACGACGATATTGCATCAATTGCAGGGATGCATCAAGGCGAGACCTTTGGCAGAAGGCAAACTTGTCCATACCCACATCATCAAAACTGGATCCCGAGATGATGCTTTTCTAGTATCTAAACTTGTAATTATGTACGCAAAGTGCAGGTGTTTGAAGGATGCATGCAATCTGCTTGACAAAATGCCTGAACAAACACTGGTTGCATGGAACGCCATACTTGGAGGGTATGCACAGAATGACAGACTGGAGGATGCACGTGAAGTGTTTAACAACATGCCTGAGCGCAATATTTTTTCCTGGACAACCATGGTTGCGGGACTGGTGCAGGGTAGAAGGCTTCATGATGCGCGAGTATTGTTTGAGGAAATGCCTGAACGAAATGTTGtgtcgtggactgcaatgattgttggatattcCCAGAATGGGGATGCTGAAGAGGCTCTCGCTTTGTTCTACCGAATGCAACGGTCAGGAACGAGGCCGAATCAGTTTACTTTTAATAGTGTCCTTAGTACTTGTGCAAATCTGGGGGATCTAGAGCTTAGCAATGTAGTTTATGGGCAAATTACCAAGATGGGACTGGATTCAGAGCTTTCTGTGTGCAATGCCCTTGTTAATCTATATGTAAAGCTTGACTATTTAGATAGAGCAAAAGAAGTGTTTGAAAAAATGTCTGAACGAGATGCGTATACCTGGACTGCACTGCTTACAGGATATACACACAATAGTAGGATGGAAGATGCACGCTacttgtttgataaaatgccaGAAAAATGTGTTGTTTCATGGAGTGCAATGATTGCGGGATATTCTCAGAATGACAGCTGCGAAGATGCTCTAAAAATTTTTGTCCAGATGCTACAGGAAGGGGTGAAGCCTAACCAATCAACTCTGGCTAGTGTTTTGAGTTCATGTGGCGCTCTTGTAGCTTTAGAAAGTGGCATTCAAGTCCatgtctatatcatcaaaacaGGTTTTGAATCGGACGTCTTTGCCCGGAGTGCTCTTGTTGATATGTACGCCAAATGTGGGAACATGGAATGTGCAAAACGGGCATTTGACACATTTTCAGAAAGAAATGTGGTCTCGTGGAATTCAATGATTGCTGGATATTCTCAGAACAAGAGAATAGAGGAAGCATTTGAACTCTTTACCAAAATGCCTGAGCAAAATTTGGTCTCCTGGAATTCGATGATTGCAGGATATTGCCAAAATGAGCAGGCTGTGAAAGCGCAAGACCTTTTTTCCCAAATGCTAATGGGAGGCTGGATCCCAGATCAGTGTACCTATACTAGTGTACTTAGTTCATGTGCAGCCATGGCAGCTATGGAACAGGGCAAACAAACACATGCCAAAATTATTGGGTGTGGATTGGTGTCTGATATCCTTATGGGGAGTGCTCTGGTTGACATGTATGCTAAATGTGGAAGCATTGAATATGCTCGGCATGTTTTTgataaaatgcatacaagaaatgtTGTTTCATGGACTATTATCATTTTAGGATATGCCCAGCATGGACATGGCAAAATTGCACTGCAACTCTTCGATGAAATGCAACAGGCAGGCATGAAGCCAAACCATATTACCTTTGTCGGTGTTTTGATTGGCTGCAATCATGCTGGCCTAGTGGATGAAGGCTGGAATTCTTTCACTTCGATGAGTCGTGATTACTATCTTGCACCAAGGGAGGAACATTATGCATgcatggttgacatcctttgtcgAGCTGGGCATCTAAACCAAGCTGAGAAATTTATCAATGACATGCCATTTCAACCAGATAGTATTATGTGGCATACTTTGCTTAGTGCTTGTAGGAAATATGTAGATATAGATCTAGGTGAGCGTACGGCTGAACGGCTTTTTGAAATGTCACCGGAGAATTCTTCACCGTATATAATGCTGTCAAACATTTATGCTGCAGCTGGTAGGTGGAGTGATGTGGCAAAGGTGAGACAGATGATGAATGACAGAGCAATAAAAAGGAGTCCGGGATGTAGCTGGATTGATGTCAAGGGCAAGGTACATGCATTTCTTGTTGGAGATAAATTACACCCACAAAGAGATGAGATCTATGAAATGCTGGAGAGACTATCTGGACAGATCAAGGAAGCAGGGCATGTACCCGAAACAAATCGTGTACTGCATGATGTGGAGGAGGAGCTGAAGGAAAACATTATTTCCCACCACAGTGAGAAGCTAGCCATTGCATTTGGGCTTCTTAACTTGCCACTTGGTAAACCTATTCGGATACTCAAGAACCTTCGTGTATGTAGCGACTGCcacaatgcaatcaaattcattTCCAAGATTGTTCAACGACAAATAGTTGTGAGGGATGCTAGCCGCTTCCACCATTTCCAAGACGGTCTTTGTTCTTGTGGAGATTATTGGTGA
- the LOC131065484 gene encoding uncharacterized protein LOC131065484, translated as MKDLGIPIHLRAVVHRLCEEVTVKIRTSDGLSESFRSDIRVKQGCLLSCMLFGLYIDKLEESLNSQDGDGVRLGEFVIKKFLYADDLILFVKTTLGLQEHLYVLKHFCKTVGMQVNISKTKIMVFSNKRKQNQHKFYFEGSILEEVLDYKYLGIDFNKNLNWDGCRKKRILGGWKAWYALQNRCREAELWDWKVSQTLFGLLVLHVILYGCELWANNTSGSQWKQIEQIQKHLITSKFKIKNTVPYDIMLSETGVAAIEAIAMVPLISYLKRIGQMEEGRWPKAVFNDTLCKRKKTWMQQNIKWLSK; from the coding sequence ATGAAAGATCTTGGAATTCCCATTCATCTTAGAGCAGTTGTCCATAGGCTTTGTGAGGAGGTTACAGTAAAAATCAGAACCTCTGATGGTCTCTCTGAAAGCTTTAGAAGCGATATCAGGGTCAAGCAAGGGTGTCTGTTATCTTGTATGTTGTTTGGTTTATACATTGACAAGTTGGAAGAGTCGTTAAACTCTCAGGATGGTGATGGTGTTCGTTTGGGTGAATTTGtgataaaaaaatttctttatGCGGATGACCTCATTCTTTTTGTTAAAACAACTCTTGGTTTGCAAGAGCATTTGTATGTTTTAAAGCACTTTTGCAAAACGGTCGGGATGCAAGTCAATATCAGCAAGACAAAAATCATGGTTTTTTCTAATAAGAGGAAACAAAACCAGCATAAGTTTTACTTTGAAGGCAGTATTCTTGAAGAAGTTTTAGACTATAAATATCTTGGGATTGACTTCAACAAAAATCTAAATTGGGATGGTTGCAGGAAGAAGAGAATCCTAGGTGGTTGGAAAGCTTGGTATGCTCTTCAGAACAGATGTAGAGAAGCGGAGCTTTGGGATTGGAAGGTCTCCCAAACTCTTTTTGGGCTTTTAGTTCTTCATGTTATTCTCTATGGTTGTGAATTATGGGCCAACAACACTTCAGGTTCACAATGGAAGCAGATCGAGCAAATCCAAAAGCACTTGATAACAAGCAAGTTCAAGATTAAAAATACAGTTCCTTATGATATCATGTTGAGTGAGACTGGGGTTGCTGCTATTGAAGCTATTGCTATGGTTCCTCTCATTAGTTATCTCAAAAGAATTGGGCAAATGGAGGAAGGCAGATGGCCTAAAGCGGTTTTCAATGACACcttgtgcaaaagaaagaagacttggatgcaaCAAAACATCAAATGGTTGAGTAAATGA